The Kineothrix sp. IPX-CK genomic interval AGAGCCAGAGGAAGAGCCAGAGGTGCCGCACATACGGCGAGGACACCCACCCAAACGGCATTTAAGCCTCTTTTTACGTCCTTGACCGGAGCTGATGCGTTTTTGCGAACGATTTCGGCTATGATTTGTTCTGCTGCGAATTCCGGTGTGCCCAGATTCTCAATTACCTGAGCCTCCTCTTCGGCGCCTGCATCGGAAAAATATTCTTCAAAATAATCCACGGCCCTTTCAAAGTCCTCTTTTGGAAGACGACGCAATTGTTTCCTTAAGGACTGCATGTATTCCACTTTATTCATTTTTGTTTCCTCCCTCTTGGAAAGTCTTTTTCTCATTTATGATTTCTTCTATGGCGGCAATATGTTGCTGCCACTCGTTTTTCAGGTATTGCCATTGGTTTTCTCCTGCCTCGGTTATACGGTAATATTTGCGGTTGCGGCCCTGGAAGGGCTGGTCATAGGTAATGACGAAATCGTTGTCAGAAAGGCGGCGGAGGATGGGGTAAAGCGTAGAATCCTTCATATTTGATACGCTTTTTAGTTGCTGACTGATCTGGTAACCGTAGCTGTCTTGCTGCCGGACGATAGAGAGGAGGAGAAAGTCCAGCAAGGGGGAGCTGATCGGGTATATCATATGAACTCCTTTCTTCGGTATGGATTTTAGATATGCACTCGAAATTGCAAAGGTGCTGGAAAAAGCCAAGACTGATAACTTTATTTTTTGTATATGTAATTATTATGCATATTATATATTGTATAATATATATTGTCAATATATATACAACTTGAGTTTTCGTAGTTTTATCCACAAACCCCTTGTTTCACTAGTAATGCAATGAACAACTTTCAGAAAATGCCCAAAATATAAGGAATCACCAGTCCTTTTGTAGTAGAATTAAGTTGCGAAACAAAATCTACACTAAACAATAAAGAAAGGGATTCCTCATGCTTAATTCTACTACAAAAACCTACACTTTGAAACGTGAAATTTTATCTTTTTCAAACAAAATATCCCGTAAGCTTTCCAAACCGGACAAAAAGTTTACTTCGGACATGACCTATGGCATGTTAGCTTCTGGTAGTTGTCTTCTGACTGATATTGCAGATCAACTTCACGAAGACTCTAAAAAGGTCAACAGTGTTGAGCGCCTTACCAGACATTTAAATAAAGGGACTTCCAAACAAGCCTTACTTTCTTATCTTCAAACTGTTCGTAAATGGGTGCCCGATGATCCGGTAATCCATATCGATGACAGTGACGTCATCAAGCCTGACGGATATAAGTTTGAGGCTCTTGGTATGGTAAGGGATGGTTCCAAAAGTACTAAAACAAAAAATGTCTACGAGAAAGGCTACCATGTAACAGAGGCCTGTGTCATGACAAAAGACAATCATCCTGTCAGCATTTACTCCAAAATCCATTCTTCAAAAGAAAAGACCTTCACCTCTGTCAATAGCGTTACCTTCGATGCCATGGAGCGTGGAAAAGCAATGTTTGGAAAAGCTACTTTTGTTATGGACCGGGGCTATGATGATAATAAGATGTTCCTTAAGCTTGATGAATTAAAACAGGACTATGTGATTCGGCTTACTGCTAAAAGAAAGCTCCTTTTCCATAACAAATGGGTAGCTGCCACAGAACTTCGAAATCGTCGGAAAGGTAAAATCACGACACCTGTATTCTATAAAGGTAAAAAACGGGAGGCTTATCTATCCCATGTGAAGGTTCAGATCACCGCATCCAGAAAAGACATTTTTCTGGTTCTTGTCTATGGCATCACAGAGTATCCGATGATGCTCGCAACGAACAAAGAATTAAAATCCAGAGATGATGTAATCCGGATTGCAAGACTTTATTTCTCCCGCTGGCGCATCGAGGAATATTTCCGCTGCAAGAAACAGGTCTTCCAGTTCGAAAACTTCCGAGTTCGGAAACTGAAAGCAATCAATGCTCTAAATTTTTACATTACCATGTGTATGGCATTTCTTGCGCTGGTTTCAATGAAAGCAGAAACAAATGCCCTAAAAGTTTCAATCATACAGACAGCAGCTCCTATAAAGGAAAAAGTTCAATTCTGCTATTACCGATTAGCGAAAGGTATCTCTGGTATACTGTCGTATGCAAAAGAAGGTGTCAGGCTTTGGTTCAGAACAAAACGTCCTGCATACCGTCAACTTTGCTTTAAGCTGATCGCATAAATAGATAACATAATATTTCTCCCAAAGTCCGGTTCCCACGGGGCTTGTTTCGGTGACTCTATTCGAAGTATTGTCCTTTTATTTTTCAAAAAAAAGACAGATTGGTACTTTAGGAGAAGTTATATTTTTTAAAAATTACATTTTACGGAAACTCAAGATATACAAATAAAAATCATTCAAAAATATGATTATAGAACTTATAAATTAGAGGATGTTGAATTTGGAATACAACGTAGAATGAGATGTTGTTTAAAAGCTGTAATTATGTGATAATATTACCATCGATTGACAAGGTCTTACACGCCCTAATCATATTATAGAAGAAAATCGAAGTAAATTTATAAACTAAAATTTAGAAAAGAGGTATGTTATGAAGGTCCTATTTGTAGAATATCCGAAATGCAGCACTTGCAAAAAGGCGGGAGAGTGGCTGAAGGCGCATGAAATTGCTTACATAGACAGGCATATTAAGGAGGATAATCCTACTGCGGCGGAATTGAAGGAGTGGCATGAGAGAAGCGGAAAGGATATAAAGAGCTTTTTTAATACGAGCGGGATTTTGTATAAGGAAATGCAGTTGAAGGATAAGCTTCCAGGTATGACCCTGGAAGAGAAATATGCTCTTCTTTCTACGGACGGAATGCTCGTGAAGAGGCCGGTCGTAGTAGGTGAAGACTTTGTTCTGGTGGGCTTTAAGGAAGCGGAGTGGATGGATAAGCTGGGATAAAAACGGATATAAGAATAAACGGGAATAACGGATACTTTTTCACAAACCTTTCATGAAGGTATCATATTTCTTTCACAAAAAAGTGATTAAATAAGATACAAATTATACGAAGGAGAACAATTTATGCGAAAGAGTATAGGCGTTAAAATTCTCGGTTTAGTAGGCATATTGCTGCTTACGGGTCTGGCGGGCAGCATTACCAGTACATTTTTAATTAGGAATATGAACGAAAAGGCGCAAATCATCGCCAATGATAATATGGATGCGGTTACGCTGCTTTTCAATACGGCGAGAAGCGTGGAGAGGGTACAGAAGTTCGTTAACAGCTCGTCCGAGGACAGCAATAGCGAAGCGGAGGCGGCGGCGACGGCGTTTGCGGAGCTGGAGGAAGTGCTGTCCGTATTTGATAATGAGGAGATCATGTCTGCTCTTCATATTTACCAGGAGGCGTATACGGCATATGTGCAGGCGGCCAGCCAGATGGGAAGGATGATGCCTGATACGGCGCAGCAGGAGGCGGGCGATGCATTAGGCGGTATGGAGGATATGGCGGCTCAGAATACGGAAATGGACGAAGCGGCAATACAGCTGGACAATGCCTATGGAGATTTGTATACATTGATTCGTACGGAGGTGGTGGCAGCTTCGGATATGCTCAATGCGCAATATCAGTTTTCCACTGTGCTCAATTATGGCATTATTGCTTTTATTCTTCTTCTGGGGGCAGTCATCGTCGTCGTTACACTGATAGCGATTATAAGGCCTATTAAGTCGGCAAACAGTCAATTAAATGAAATAATTTCAGAAATAGATGAAGGAAAAGGCGATTTAACGAAGCGGCTGGTTACCCGCAATAGAGATGAAATAGGAAGCTTAGTATTTGGAATTAATGCGTTTTTGGACAAACTGGAATCTATTATGCAGAAAATCCAGTTGAAATCCGTATCTCTCGGTGAATCGGTGGAAATCGTTTTGGATCAGGTCTCAGAGTCCGAACAGAGCGTGAACGATTTTTCAGCAACGATGCAGCAGCTCGCGGCAGGAATGGAGGAAGTATCGGCCACCTCGGCACAGCTTGGCAGCGGCGTAAATCAAATTTTTGATGCCATTAAATATATGAATATTCAGGTAAAAGATGGGAAAAACTTGTCTCAGGATATAGAAATCCGTTCCAGGGAATTCAGTGAGAGCGCGGAGAATTCCAAGCAAAGCACCAATGACATCGTAACCGAACTGAAGGAGGGACTAAGCACTTCTATCGAGAAGAGCAAGTCTGTCATAAAGATTCAGGAGCTGACGAATGAAATTCTCAATATTTCTTCTCAGACAAACCTGCTTGCATTAAATGCATCCATAGAGGCGGCGAGAGCCGGCGATGTGGGAAAAGGATTCGCGGTGGTTGCGGATGAAATCAGAAGTCTTGCTGAAAACAGCAGAAGTACTGCGAATAATATCCAGAACATCAGCAATCTGGTCACCGAAAGCGTAGAGAAGCTGGCCGACAATTCCAAGAGGATGCTGGACTATGTAGATACGAGTATTCTTACGGATTACGATAATTTCGTAAGGATATTGGAGAAATACAGCGTGGATTCCAAGCGGCTGAACGAGATTATGGAGGAGTTTTTTAGCAGCGCCTCCGGTTTGGAAACGACTATGGGCGAGATGAACAATGGAATCAGCGAAATCACCAGTACCATTGACGAAAGTGCAAAGGGAATTACCGATACCGCAGCGCTGACCAGCGATTTGGTATCTTCTATTACATTGATAACGGATAAGACGAAAGAGAGTAAAATCGTCGGAGAAGAATTACAGTCTGAAGTGCGTGTTTTTGAAAAAATTTAGGTATAATAATCCACCATTTACAAATACTAGCAACACATCGCTGTAGATTCTCGAGATAGAGAAGGATGACAGCGAAAAGACTGAAATATTTCGAAAATGGAGGAAACAGAATATGAAAGCAACTGGGATAGTCCGCAGAATTGACGACTTAGGCCGTATTGTAATACCCAAGGAAATCAGGCGCACATTGCGCATAAGGGAGAGCGATCCGCTCGAAATATTTACGGACAGAGAAGGAGAAATTATTTTAAAGAAATATTCGCCTATAGGAGAAATGAGTACCTTTGCCAAACAATATGCAGAGAGTCTTGCTCAGGTTTCGGGGCATATCGCGTTAATCGCCGACAGAGATCAGATTATCGCAGTGTCCGGCGGATATAAGAATCTGCTTGGGAAAACCTTGAGCAGAGAGCTGGAAGAAAAAATAAATAATAGGGAAACGGTACTGGCGTCAAAGGGTGACCGCAATTTCATCCCGATATCCAGCGACAGCGGAGAAGAATTTTTTCATGAAGCAATCAGCCCCATTATATGCGAAGGAGACGTAATCGGAGCGGTAATTCTCGTAGAAAACGATGAAAAAGCGAAACTGGGAGAGGTTGAGCAGAAGCTCATCCTGTCTGCATCGGGTTTTCTGGGAAGGCAGATGGAGCAATAAATTTAGCGGGAAACGAGGCGCTGCTTCACAAAAATGATACAGTCCATGTCCCGATAGAGCATGTACTGTTGAATACACAAAAAGGCGCCCGGCCAAAAGCCGCGCGCCGAAGGTTCCTTATCAAGATCAGGTTCCCTATTACAAATAGTCTTTGTATTTATCGTCCGAAGCGTCGAAAAAGCAAATGCCCACAATACCGCGTCCGGTATGTGCACCAATGGCGCAGCCGACGATGGAAATCAGTTTGTCCATTGGCTGTGATAACTCTTCGAACAGACCGAGAACAAAGGAAAGGGCCTCTTCATCCTCGCCATGGCAGAATGCTATGGTTTGGGTGGAAAGGTCATATGCATTATCCTTTACATATTCTACTAACGTTCTCAAAGATTTCTTATGGCCCCGGACCGTCTTAAGGACTTGAAGGCTTCCGGTCTTATCCACGATGAGAATAGGCTTCATGTCCAACGTTTCCGCGATCGTACCTTTGAATTTGGAAAGGCGTCCTCCCTTAATGAGGTAGGCGAGCGTATGGACGGTAAAGACATGATGTATATGGGATATGAAGTAGTCGGCGGCTTCGATAAGAATTTCTTTCGGAGCATTGTTTTCCAGCATGGTTATCAGCTTGGATACCAGCAGCCCGAAGCCGATAGAAGCGCATTTGGAATCGATAATTGTCAGATCGAAATCAGGATATTTCTCCAAAACACTCGTTTTTGCGATATTTGCGGCATTGAAGGTGCCTGCGATACCGGTGGAAAAGCAAAGATAAATGATGCTGTCTCCGGCTTTCGCATAAGGAAGGAAGGCTTCCTCGAACATGGCGGGGTTAATATGGTAGGTTCGTACATCCCGTTTCGTATCGTCCAGTATATTATAGAATTCAGCAGTCTGAATAGTCTTGCCATCCAGATAGTCCACCTCGTCGATAACGACAGGAGTAGGGATAACATGTAATTTATGCTCCTCCACGTACCGCTTCGGCAAATCCGAAGCGGAGTCAGTAATTATTCTAAGCATGTGAATTCCTCGCTTTCTGTTACAAATTGACGTGCTATGATTGACTCATACGGTCGAGCAAATCAATCTTGATATCGTATAGCTTTTTGGATAAATCTACATATACCTTATGCGGATTGATAAGACGCCTTGTCTCATCCCATAAAGTATCTAATTCTGTCTGGCAGTATGCCCGGATATCCATAACCTTAGGAGATTCATAACGGCACTTGCCATTCAGAAAGACAGGAACCATAATTTCCCTCAGCGTATAGCTTCCGCCGGATAGCCTGGTCTTTTTCCAAGGTTCCAAAGGATCGAAAAGAAGAAGGGATTCCTCTTCGTCAAAGCTCTCCTCTACGAGACAGATTAAATCGGCCTTAATTTTTCCGGAATCCTTTTCGTAAACGCGGTAAATTTTTTTATTTCCCGGATTTGTTACTTTTTCGGTATTTTCGGACAGCTTGATTTTGGGAATGAAGGTCCCATCCTTGTCCTTGATAGCCGATAATTTATATACGCCGCCGAAAGCAGGGCAGTCCTTGGAAGTAATGAGGCTGGTTCCTACGCCCCATGAGGTAATTGAAGCGCCCTGGACCTTAAGGCTGTCGATCAGGAACTCGTCCAAATCGTTGGAAGCGGAGATGACCGCATCGGGGAAACCGGCTTCATCCAGCATCTTGCGGGCTTTCTTGGAAAGGTATGCGAGGTCCCCGCTGTCTAATCGGATTCCGTAGTAGGAAAGGGGAACCCCGGCCTTGCGCATCTCCTTGAACACACGGATGGCATTGGGAACGCCGGATTTTAAAGTATCATAAGTATCCACAAGCAGGATACAAGCGGAAGGATACATTTCAGCATAAGTCTTGAAAGCGGTGTATTCGTCGGGAAAGCTCATGATCCAGCTATGAGCATGAGTCCCTTTTACGGGAACGTCGAAGAGCTGTCCGCAGAGAACGTTAGAGGTACCCGTACAGCCGCCGATCATAGCAGCCCTCGCGCCGTAGACTCCTGCGTCCGGTCCCTGTGCACGGCGAAGACCGAATTCCATGATTCCGTCGCCTCTGGCCGCATAGCATACTCTGGCGGCTTTGGTAGCGATAAGGCTTTGGTGATTTATGATATTTAAGATAGCCGTCTCTACAAGCTGTGCCTGCATGATCGGTGCGATTACCTTTACCAAAGGCTCTCTTGGGAAAATAACGGTTCCCTCGGGAATTGCATAAATATCTCCTGTGAATCTAAAATCCTTCAGATAATCGAGAAAGTCCTGCTGGAAAATTCCAAGCCCTGCCAGATAGCCGATGTCCTCCTGAGAAAAACGAAGTTCCTTAATATATTTAATTACCTGCTCCAAGCCAGCCATCACCGCGTAGCCGCCGTCGCTGGGATTGGAACGGTAAAAAACGTCAAAGATTACGGTTTCGTTTTGGCTTTTGTTTTTGAAATAGCCCTGCATCATAGTGAGTTCGTAAAGGTCTGTGAGCAAGGTCAGATTTTGTCTGTCCATTCTGCCTCCTATTTTGCCGGTACTGTCCGACAAGCTATTTTTGTAAATTATAAAGTATTCTAGCACATATTTTCCACATTTGCCATAGCTTTCATTCGGTTGGCCCTTGACAATTCTTCGTTTCACGCTTTATAATCTCATTTATATCAATGGATTAAATTTTAATAATAATAAAAAAGCATTGACGAAGACAGTAAGTATCTTAAGAAAGGCACAGCGAACCGGCGAAAGGTGTGAGGCCGGTGCGAGTAAGAGGATACGGAATATCACTTCCGAGCTGCAACTCCAAAACAGCATTCGGTGACGTATTTACCAAACGTACCGGACGATAGCGCTTTAGTAGGTGTTGCCGGTTTTCTTCCGTTAAAAGAAATCATATATCCCATAAGTTTGCGAAGGTTGAATGCAGCAGAGGGCGTATGTTGTAACAGGTGGTAACGCAGGAGTCTGACCTCGTCCTTTTACAGGACGGGGTTTTTTTGATGAGTTTTTATTAACAAAGTAGCAATTCACGTAAAGTATTGCTCGTTGTTTCAGAAAGGATGAAGAAAATGTATCAGAAAGTATCTACCAATTTGAATTTCGTTGAGCGCGAGAAACAGACGAAAAAATTTTGGAAGGATGAGCGCATATTTGAAAAGAGTATGGAGAACCGCGAAGGCTGTCCGACCTACACCTTTTATGACGGTCCGCCCACGGCAAACGGCAAGCCTCATATCGGTCATGTGCTCACCCGTGTTATCAAGGATATGATTCCCAGATACCGCACGATGAAGGGGTATATGGTTCCGAGAAAAGCCGGATGGGATACCCACGGACTTCCGGTGGAGCTGGAGGTAGAAAAAGAATTAGGGCTGGACGGAAAAGAGCAGATTGAAGAATACGGCCTCGACCCTTTTATTACGAAATGTAAGGAAAGCGTATGGAAATATAAAGGCATGTGGGAGGATTTCTCCGGTACCGTAGGTTTTTGGGCGGATATGGACGATCCGTATGTCACCTATCACGACGATTATATCGAATCGGAATGGTGGGCGCTGAAACAGATCTGGGATAAACAGCTTTTATACAAGGGCTTTAAAATCGTGCCCTATTGCCCCCGCTGCGGAACTCCTCTCTCTTCTCACGAGGTGGCGCAGGGATATAAGGATGTGAAGGAAAAGTCTGCGGTGGCGCGCTTTAAGGTAAAGGGTGAGGACGCTTATATTCTGGCATGGACCACCACGCCCTGGACCCTTCCCTCCAACGTGGCGCTTTGCGTAAACCCGGCGGAAACGTATGTTAAGGTGAAGGCGGCAGACAACTATACCTATTATATGGCAGAAGCACTTTTGGACAGTGTGCTGGGTAAGCTGGGCGATAAAGAGAAGAACGTTGCGGCCTATGAAATATTGGAGACTTATACCGGCAAGGACTTGGAATACAAGGAATACGAACCCCTTTTCGACTATGCTTTGGAAATCTGTGAGAAGCAGCATAAAAAAGCGCACTATGTGACCTGCGACAATTATGTTACGCTGACCGACGGTACCGGTGTGGTTCATATCGCTCCCGCCTTCGGTGAAGACGATGCTAACGTAGGGCGGATATATGACCTTCCTTTTGTACAGCTGGTGGATTCCAAGGGTGAGATGACAGCGGAGACGGACTATGCGGGAGTATTCTGCAAAAAAGCCGATCCGATGATTCTGGCGGATTTGGAGAAGAAGGGTTTGTTGTTCGATGCTCCTAAGTTCGAGCATAGTTATCCTCACTGTTGGCGCTGCGATACTCCGCTCATCTACTATGCCCGTGAGTCTTGGTTCATCAAGATGACGGCGGTAAAGGAGGATCTGATTCGCAACAACAATACGATCAACTGGATTCCAGAATCTATCGGTAAAGGTCGTTTCGGCGACTGGCTGGAAAACATTCAGGACTGGGGGATATCCAGAAACCGTTACTGGGGAACACCCTTAAACGTATGGGAATGTCAGGGCTGCGGTAAGATGCACGCCATCGGAAGCCGCGAAGAGCTGGAGCAGATGAGCGGCAACGAAGAGGCGAAGACCGTTGAGCTGCACAGACCTTATATCGATGAAATCACCATCCCGTGCCCGGAGTGCGGCGGTACGATGAAACGTGTGCCCGAAGTGATCGACTGCTGGTTCGATTCCGGCGCGATGCCCTTCGCACAGCATCATTATCCTTTTGAGAACAAAGAACTCTTTGAAAAGCAATTTCCGGCCCAATTTATCAGCGAGGCGGTGGATCAGACGAGAGGATGGTTCTATTCTCTCCTCGCAGAATCCACGCTGCTATTTAATAAATCGCCTTATGAAAATGTAATCGTGTTGGGACACGTCCAGGATGAAAATGGTCAGAAAATGAGCAAGTCCAAAGGAAATGCGGTAGACCCCTTCGATGCTCTGGCGACCTACGGGGCAGATGCTATCCGGTGGTACTTCTATATTAATTCCGCGCCATGGCTTCCCAACCGCTTCCACGGCAAGGCGGTGCAGGAGGGACAGCGCAAGTTCATGGGTACGCTCTGGAATACCTATGCGTTTTTCGTGCTGTACGCTAACATCGACAGCTTCGATGCCACGAAATACGCTCTGGAATATGATAAGCTTGCTGTAATGGATAAGTGGCTGCTTTCCAAGCTGAACACTTTGGTAAAAGATGTGAATTCCTACATGGATGCCTATAGGATTCCTGAGACTGCAAGGGCTCTGGACGACTTCGTGGACGATATGAGCAACTGGTATGTGAGAAGAAGCCGCGAGCGCTTCTGGGCTAAAGGGATGGAGCAGGATAAGATCAATGCGTATATGACGCTTTATACGGCGCTTGTTACCGTAAGCAAATGTGCAGCTCCCATGATTCCTTTCATGACCGAGGATATTTATAAAAACCTCGTTTGCAGCATCGATAAGAGCGCGCAGGAGAGTATCCACCTGTGTGATTTTCCGAAA includes:
- a CDS encoding PadR family transcriptional regulator; translated protein: MIYPISSPLLDFLLLSIVRQQDSYGYQISQQLKSVSNMKDSTLYPILRRLSDNDFVITYDQPFQGRNRKYYRITEAGENQWQYLKNEWQQHIAAIEEIINEKKTFQEGGNKNE
- a CDS encoding transposase; translation: MKREILSFSNKISRKLSKPDKKFTSDMTYGMLASGSCLLTDIADQLHEDSKKVNSVERLTRHLNKGTSKQALLSYLQTVRKWVPDDPVIHIDDSDVIKPDGYKFEALGMVRDGSKSTKTKNVYEKGYHVTEACVMTKDNHPVSIYSKIHSSKEKTFTSVNSVTFDAMERGKAMFGKATFVMDRGYDDNKMFLKLDELKQDYVIRLTAKRKLLFHNKWVAATELRNRRKGKITTPVFYKGKKREAYLSHVKVQITASRKDIFLVLVYGITEYPMMLATNKELKSRDDVIRIARLYFSRWRIEEYFRCKKQVFQFENFRVRKLKAINALNFYITMCMAFLALVSMKAETNALKVSIIQTAAPIKEKVQFCYYRLAKGISGILSYAKEGVRLWFRTKRPAYRQLCFKLIA
- a CDS encoding arsenate reductase family protein is translated as MKVLFVEYPKCSTCKKAGEWLKAHEIAYIDRHIKEDNPTAAELKEWHERSGKDIKSFFNTSGILYKEMQLKDKLPGMTLEEKYALLSTDGMLVKRPVVVGEDFVLVGFKEAEWMDKLG
- a CDS encoding methyl-accepting chemotaxis protein: MRKSIGVKILGLVGILLLTGLAGSITSTFLIRNMNEKAQIIANDNMDAVTLLFNTARSVERVQKFVNSSSEDSNSEAEAAATAFAELEEVLSVFDNEEIMSALHIYQEAYTAYVQAASQMGRMMPDTAQQEAGDALGGMEDMAAQNTEMDEAAIQLDNAYGDLYTLIRTEVVAASDMLNAQYQFSTVLNYGIIAFILLLGAVIVVVTLIAIIRPIKSANSQLNEIISEIDEGKGDLTKRLVTRNRDEIGSLVFGINAFLDKLESIMQKIQLKSVSLGESVEIVLDQVSESEQSVNDFSATMQQLAAGMEEVSATSAQLGSGVNQIFDAIKYMNIQVKDGKNLSQDIEIRSREFSESAENSKQSTNDIVTELKEGLSTSIEKSKSVIKIQELTNEILNISSQTNLLALNASIEAARAGDVGKGFAVVADEIRSLAENSRSTANNIQNISNLVTESVEKLADNSKRMLDYVDTSILTDYDNFVRILEKYSVDSKRLNEIMEEFFSSASGLETTMGEMNNGISEITSTIDESAKGITDTAALTSDLVSSITLITDKTKESKIVGEELQSEVRVFEKI
- the spoVT gene encoding stage V sporulation protein T; the protein is MKATGIVRRIDDLGRIVIPKEIRRTLRIRESDPLEIFTDREGEIILKKYSPIGEMSTFAKQYAESLAQVSGHIALIADRDQIIAVSGGYKNLLGKTLSRELEEKINNRETVLASKGDRNFIPISSDSGEEFFHEAISPIICEGDVIGAVILVENDEKAKLGEVEQKLILSASGFLGRQMEQ
- a CDS encoding DegV family protein; protein product: MLRIITDSASDLPKRYVEEHKLHVIPTPVVIDEVDYLDGKTIQTAEFYNILDDTKRDVRTYHINPAMFEEAFLPYAKAGDSIIYLCFSTGIAGTFNAANIAKTSVLEKYPDFDLTIIDSKCASIGFGLLVSKLITMLENNAPKEILIEAADYFISHIHHVFTVHTLAYLIKGGRLSKFKGTIAETLDMKPILIVDKTGSLQVLKTVRGHKKSLRTLVEYVKDNAYDLSTQTIAFCHGEDEEALSFVLGLFEELSQPMDKLISIVGCAIGAHTGRGIVGICFFDASDDKYKDYL
- a CDS encoding nicotinate phosphoribosyltransferase; translation: MDRQNLTLLTDLYELTMMQGYFKNKSQNETVIFDVFYRSNPSDGGYAVMAGLEQVIKYIKELRFSQEDIGYLAGLGIFQQDFLDYLKDFRFTGDIYAIPEGTVIFPREPLVKVIAPIMQAQLVETAILNIINHQSLIATKAARVCYAARGDGIMEFGLRRAQGPDAGVYGARAAMIGGCTGTSNVLCGQLFDVPVKGTHAHSWIMSFPDEYTAFKTYAEMYPSACILLVDTYDTLKSGVPNAIRVFKEMRKAGVPLSYYGIRLDSGDLAYLSKKARKMLDEAGFPDAVISASNDLDEFLIDSLKVQGASITSWGVGTSLITSKDCPAFGGVYKLSAIKDKDGTFIPKIKLSENTEKVTNPGNKKIYRVYEKDSGKIKADLICLVEESFDEEESLLLFDPLEPWKKTRLSGGSYTLREIMVPVFLNGKCRYESPKVMDIRAYCQTELDTLWDETRRLINPHKVYVDLSKKLYDIKIDLLDRMSQS
- the ileS gene encoding isoleucine--tRNA ligase, with amino-acid sequence MYQKVSTNLNFVEREKQTKKFWKDERIFEKSMENREGCPTYTFYDGPPTANGKPHIGHVLTRVIKDMIPRYRTMKGYMVPRKAGWDTHGLPVELEVEKELGLDGKEQIEEYGLDPFITKCKESVWKYKGMWEDFSGTVGFWADMDDPYVTYHDDYIESEWWALKQIWDKQLLYKGFKIVPYCPRCGTPLSSHEVAQGYKDVKEKSAVARFKVKGEDAYILAWTTTPWTLPSNVALCVNPAETYVKVKAADNYTYYMAEALLDSVLGKLGDKEKNVAAYEILETYTGKDLEYKEYEPLFDYALEICEKQHKKAHYVTCDNYVTLTDGTGVVHIAPAFGEDDANVGRIYDLPFVQLVDSKGEMTAETDYAGVFCKKADPMILADLEKKGLLFDAPKFEHSYPHCWRCDTPLIYYARESWFIKMTAVKEDLIRNNNTINWIPESIGKGRFGDWLENIQDWGISRNRYWGTPLNVWECQGCGKMHAIGSREELEQMSGNEEAKTVELHRPYIDEITIPCPECGGTMKRVPEVIDCWFDSGAMPFAQHHYPFENKELFEKQFPAQFISEAVDQTRGWFYSLLAESTLLFNKSPYENVIVLGHVQDENGQKMSKSKGNAVDPFDALATYGADAIRWYFYINSAPWLPNRFHGKAVQEGQRKFMGTLWNTYAFFVLYANIDSFDATKYALEYDKLAVMDKWLLSKLNTLVKDVNSYMDAYRIPETARALDDFVDDMSNWYVRRSRERFWAKGMEQDKINAYMTLYTALVTVSKCAAPMIPFMTEDIYKNLVCSIDKSAQESIHLCDFPKEDESFIDKKLEQDMDEVLKIVVMGRACRNTANIKNRQPIGRMFVKAPHELGAFYQDIIVEELNVKEVVFTEDVREFTSYSFKPQLRTVGPKYGKQLGGIQKELASLDGNAAMDELNEQGVLKFDIGGTEVELSKADLLIEMSQKEGYVSEADNTVTVVLHTELTEELMEEGFVYEVISKIQTMRKDADFEVMDHIRVSIDGNDKIAGIVKKNESIISAKVLADEMVTGETFAVSKEWNVNGENVIISIATVHSVHSNA